GTTTCGCCGCGGGTGCGGCCGCGGGAGCGGGTGTGGGTGCTGGACGTGCCGCAGGGGTCCCGCGACTCAATGCACTCTCGACGTCGGACTTCACGATGCGGCCGTGCGGTCCGCTGCCGCGAAGGATTGCAAGGTCGATACCCGCCTGCTGGGCCATGCGCTTTGCGAGGGGGCTTGCGAAGATTCGATCCTGTCCGTTGCCGGCGTGAGCCGCAGGCGAGATAGGTGGCGGAACGGCGGCCTTCGGCGGCGATGGCGTTCCCGCTATCGGTGCCGCGGGTGCGGCCGCCGGTGCGGGCGATGGCGGCGGCGCGGGCGGGGGAGCGGGCTTCGGCGCCGGCGCGCTTGCGATCGAACTGGCATCCTCCCCTTCGCCGAGCAACACCGCGATCGGCGTGTTGACGGCGATTCCCTCCGAGCCTTCGGAAACCAGGAGTTTGCCGACTGTTCCTTCGTCCACCGCCTCGACTTCCATCGTCGCCTTGTCGGTCTCGATCTCCGCGAGCACGTCGCCCGGCTTGACCGCGTCGCCTTCCTTCTTGAGCCACTTGGCGAGCTTTCCCTCCGTCATGGTCGGTGAAAGTGCTGGCATCAGGATTTGCGTCGGCATGAGTTCTCCCCCAAGCTGTGCCACGCAGGTTTCACGCAGCACGTCGTTGGACGCCTATGGGCGGTAAAGCACCTTCTTTGCGGCTTCGACAATCTGGCCGGCGTGCGGCAGCGCCATGCGCTCCAAATTCGCGGCATAGGGCAGCGGCACGTCGACGCCGGTGACGCGCACAACCGGCGCATCGAGCCAGTCGAATGCCTCTTCCATCATAACGGCTGCCAACTCCGAGCCGATACCGGCAAAGGGCCACCCCTCCTCGACCGAGACGAGCCGGTTCGTCTTCTTGACCGATTGGACGATTGCCGCGCGATCGAGTGGGCGGATCGTGCGCAGATTGATGACCTCGGCACTTATGCCCTCTTTCGCGAGGGCGTCCGCGGCCTCAAGTGCGCGTTGGACCATGAGCGAAAACGCAGTGATCGTGACGTCCGTTCCTTGCCGCTCGATCTTGGCTTTGCCGATGGGGACGATCCAGTCCGGATGATCCGGAACCGGGAAGCTGTGGCCGTAAAGAATTTCGTTTTCGAGGACGATCACGGGATTCGGATCGCGGATGGCGGCCTTGAGCAGACCCTTGGCGTCTTCCGCGGAATAGGGCGAGACGACTTTAAGGGCCGGAACGTGGCCGTACCAGCTTGCATAACATTGGGAGTGCTGCGCCGCCACGCGCGACGCCGCGCCGTTCGGCCCCCGAAAGACGATTGGGCAGTGCATCTGCCCGCCCGACATATAGCGGGTCTTGACGGCCGAATTGATGATCTGGTCGATCGCCTGCATGGCAAAGTTCCACGTCATGAACTCGACGATCGGAAGCAAGCCGTTGAAGGCGGCCCCGACGGCCAAGCCCGTGAAGCCTTGCTCGGTGATTGGGCTGTCGATCACCCGCCGCTCGCCGAATTCCTCCAAAAGACCTTGGCTGACTTTGTACGCACCCTGGTACTGCGCCACCTCCTCGCCCAGGAGGAAGATTCGCGGATCGCGGCGCATCTCTTCCGCCATGGCATCGCGCAGGGCTTCGCGCACGGTCTGGGTTTTGGTCGCTCCGGTATATTCGGGCGTTGCAGCCGCGGCGGGAGCCATTGCCGGCTTCGGCGGAGCTGCCGCCGCGGGTGCGGTAGGCGTCGGTGACGGCGGTGTCGGCGCTTGCTGAGGCAGTTTCGCGGCCGGGGCCGGTGCCGCGGCGGCACTAAGCGATGCAGCACTCTCGCCGTCGCCCAGGATCATGGCGATCGGCGTGTTGACCGCGACGTTCTCGGCACCCTCCGGCACCAATATCCTGCCGAGCGTTCCTTCGTCGACAGCCTCGACCTCCATGGTCGCCTTGTCGGTTTCGATTTCGGCGAGCACGTCGCCGGATTTCACCTTCTCGCCCTCCTTTTTGACCCAGCGCGCCAGCTTGCCTTCGGTCATCGTGGGCGAGAGCGCAGGCATCAATACCTCGACGGGCATGCGGTACCTCCCGGCCCTTAGGCGTCGGCCAATACGTCGGTGTAGAGTTCGGACGGATCAGGCTCCGGGCTGTTTTGCGCAAAGTCCGCGGCGGCCGTGATGATGTCCTTGATCTCGCGATCAATCTGCTTGAGCCCGTCTTCGTCGATCACGCCGTCGGTCTCCAATTTGCCGCGCAAGCGGTCGATCGGATCGCGCTCCTGACGCATTTTTTGAAGCTCGTCCTTGGGGCGGTACTTCGCGGGATCCGACATGGAGTGGCCCCGATAACGATAGGTGATCATTTCAAGGATGTAGGGTCCCTTTCCGGTCCGCGCGCTTGCAACCGCTTTATCGCCCGCAACCTTCACCGCCGTGACATCCATGCCGTCCACCTGCTCGCCTGGAATGCCGTAAGACTGGCCACGATGATAGAGGTCGGTCCGCGCCGAGGCGCGCTCGATCGAGGTACCCATGCCGTACTTGTTGTTCTCGATGACGAAAACGACGGGGAGCTTCCAAAGGGCCGCCATGTTGAAGGATTCATAGACTTGGCCCTGGTTCACGGCACCGTCGCCGAGATAGGTGAGCGAAACCCGGTCCTCCGAGCGGTATTTGTAAGCAAAGGCCAGTCCCGCGCCGATCGGCACCTGAGCGCCCACGATGCCATGCCCGCCGAAGAAGTTCTTCTCGGCGCTAAACATATGCATCGACCCGCCCTTGCCTTTGGAGTACCCGCCGCGCCGGCCCGTCAACTCCGCCATCACCCCCTTCGGGTCCATGCCGCAGGCGAGCATGTGGCCGTGATCGCGGTAGCTTGTGATGACAGAGTCCTGGGGCGTGATCGCGGCCTGCATGCCGACCACGACGGCCTCCTGACCGATATAGAGATGGCAAAATCCACCGATCAGGCCCATGCCATACATCTGGCCGGCCTTCTCCTCGAACCGCCGGATGAGTAACATTTTTCGGTAGTATTCGATGAGTTCGTCGGCGGCGCTGTTTTGCGCCCGCGACTTGCCGCGCGCGATTTTTGCGGTGGCCATGACGTCTCCCTGGAATGAGTCCTCGAAAAACGATGTGCGGCCGCTTTCGACCGCCCCCTGCCCTCAAGGGTTTTGTAGCTCTCCGGGGCTTGGTTTTCAAGAAAACGCGCGGTGAAAAACCATTATCGTGCAATGCACAATGATGAATTAACTCGTTTCCAGTTAACGCACCGGCGGGCGGTCAAGTTTTTCGGCCGCCGGCGCCATCCTCACTGTGTCATTGGGCGAGACAAAAGCGCCCCAGGAGCGTTCGATTTTTCCCGATGCCGAAACAATTCTGCGTGCCGTGCGTCAAATTAGGTCCACAACTAAAAGACGAGGCAGCCGAGGTGCTGAAGATCGATCCAATTACGGACCTGAACCGAAACGATGCCGTCGAGCTTCTCTGGTCCTTCTTCCAGGAAGAGGGTTTCACGACACCGCGCGAAAAGCTCGCCCTTAATTTCGGACGCATGATGGCGGACGAGGCTTGCTGGGCGGCGCTGGCTGTGGAGGATGGGCGCGCCGTCGGCATCGTTACGGTCACGACGATGCTCTACGCCGAATGGGGCCGACTGGGTGAGATCGGCGATCTCTACGTGTTGCCGCACGATCGGGGTCGTGGAGTCGCAAGGGGCCTCGTCGACGAGGCGACCGCATGGTGCCGCAAGAAGGGATGCTCGGCGGTTTCCGTCGTGGTGACGCCGGAGGGCGAGGCGCGTCATCGGCTCTCGCATTTTTACCGTCATCTTGCCTTCGAGGCGACGGGACGGACGTTCATGTCCAAGCTTATTCGTTGACGGGAGGTCGGTGCTGGTCCCCGCACACGGCAACCCGTTATCGTACGCCCTCACCCTTCGGTAACATGATGACGATTTCGTCGGCGCGCCCGAAATTGAGCAGGACGCGCGCCTGTTCTTCAAGCATGTCCGGGTCGATGCCACCTTGCCCGACGAGGGCTGCCCTCGCCTCGAGTGCGGCGCGCTGGCTGCTCACGACGTTGAGCGTCGCTTGGGCAAGCTCGACTTTTTGCGAGAGCTGCCACCATGCATTGAGACCGCGATCCCCCTCCACCGCGTGATAGGCGAAGTAAAGGCTCAAGCACGCCAGTACAAGCTGGGCCGATATGCCCGGTAAGCGACGAGATATTTCGCGTGTGAGGCTCACGCAAGAATCGAATCACAGAGGATTCATTGCGGTCAATAGCTAATTCGCAAATTCCGGCGATTTACCGTCAGTAATGGTCAAATCGATTCATTTTCCTTGTGCGCCAGCGGCAACCGTTGCCGAAATGACTCACTCACTGCGCGTGAACAGATTCCGGAATTGCTTGCGAGCCATCCGAGTCGCTTCGCGGCTAACGAAAGACAGACTTGCCCGCATAGCGTGCCGTCGGGCCCAATTCTTCCTCGATGCGGATAAGTTGATTGTATTTTGCGAGACGGTCCGATCGCGAGAGCGAACCTGTTTTAATTTGCCCGCAGTTGGTTGCGACGGCGAGATCGGCGATGGTCGAATCCTCGGTCTCGCCAGAGCGGTGGGAGATAACGGCCCGGTAGCCGGCGTTCCGCCCGATCTCAATGGCTCGAAGCGTCTCGGTCAATGTGCCGATCTGATTGAGCTTGATCAGAACCGCATTCGCGAGCCCTTTCTCGATACCCATCCGGAGACGCTCCGGGTTCGTCACAAAAAGATCGTCGCCGACGAGTTGGATCTGCTTGCCGAGTGCCGACGTAAGTTCCGCCCATCCCTCGAAATCGTCTTCGGCCATGCCATCCTCGATGGAGACGATCGGATAGCGTTTCACGAGGGTGCGGTAGTACTCGACCATTCCCGCTGAATCGAGTTTCTTGCCTTCGCCTTCCAGCACGTACTTGCCGCCTTTGTAAAACTCGGTCGACGCCGGGTCGAGGGCGAGGGCAATGTCCAGCCCAAGTTCATAGCCCGTCGATTCGACTGCTTTTGCAATGAAGCCAAGCGCTTCGTCGGCACTTCTGAGGTTCGGCGCGAAGCCGCCTTCGTCTCCGACGTTCGTATTGTGCCCCGCATCGCCGAGCTGCTTCTTGAGGGCATGGAACACTTCCGAGCCCATGCGGATCGCTTCGGCGACGGTCGGCGCGCCGATCGGTGCGATCATGAATTCCTGGATGTCGATGGGGTTGTCCGCATGCACGCCGCCATTGACGATGTTCATGAGCGGAACGGGCAATGTGTGCGCGAAAACGCCGCCGATATAGCGATAGAGCGGCAACCCGCGCTCCTCCGCCGCCGCCTTTGCCGCAGCCAGGCTCACGCCGAGGATTGCGTTGGCCCCGAGGCGCGACTTATTGGCGCTCCCATCGAGCTTGATCATGGTGCCGTCGATGTGGCTCTGCTCCTCCACATCGAAGCCCGACAGTGCATCGAAGATCTCGCCATTGACCACGTCGACCGCTCGCAGAACACCTTTTCCGCCATAGCGCTTCTTGTCGCCGTCCCTGAGTTCGACCGCCTCATGGGTGCCGGTCGAAGCACCAGAGGGCACTGCGGCCCGCCCGATTGTCCCGGTTTCGAGCACCACGTCGACTTCAACAGTCGGATTGCCACGACTATCCAGAATCTCGCGGGCACGGATGTCGGTGATTGCGGTCATGACGTCCCTCGAGGCAAGGACACTGTGAACGATACGCCGCGTGAGAGATAGCGGCCCCAGCCGAGGGACGCAAGGGCGGCTGCAGGCAGCCGCAGAGAGATTGCGAACGTCTTCGAGGACACATGCTTAATCCGTCATGGCCGGGCCGGGCAAAGGCCGAGACCCGGCCATCCACGTCTTTCAGCGATTGGGCAGAAGCACGTGGATGCCCGGGTCAAGCCCGGGCATGACGAAGGGAGAGATCTGGGGCTGTCAAAATTAGATTTTAGCGCGCCGGGCTCTGCGCAAAACACTCCATAACCGTCATGCCCGGGCCGTCGTCCACGCGAAGGGTGCCGGTCATGCAGAGCATGGCAATGATGAAGGAAGGTATCCGGCGCAGGAAGTGATCTTCTGAGTCGATCCGGGTGGCGCCGTAAGTACGAGGAACCTCACACCGCGACCGGTTTGGCCTTCGCGACGCGATCGAAGGAAAGAAGGGTTTCGAGGAGGCCGGGCAGGTCCTTGAGCTTCACCATGTTGGGCCCGTCGCTCGGCGCCTTATCGGGATCCTGGTGCGTTTCCATGAACACGGCGGCAACACCGACCGCGATGGCGGCGCGTGCAAGGATCGGCACGAACTCGCGCTGGCCCCCGCTTGTCGTGCCATGCCCGCCCGGCTGCTGAACGGAATGGGTGGCATCGAAGACGATGGGGTAGCCGGTCCTTGCCATGATCGGCAAGGCGCGCAGGTCGGATACGAGCGTGTTGTACCCGAACGAAACCCCTCGCTCCGTCAGCAGAATATCGGTATTGCCCTCGTGCGCGATCTTGGCGGCGACGTTCGCCATGTCCCACGGTGCTAGGAACTGCCCCTTCTTCACGTTGATCGCGCGACCGGTATGTGCGGCCGCAACGAGCAGGTCGGTCTGGCGGCAAAGGAAGGCGGGGATTTGCAGCACGTCGACCGCTTGCGCCACGACGGCGCATTGCTGGGGCTCGTGCACGTCGGTCAAGACCGGGATGCCATGGCGCTCGCGCACCTCGGCCAGGATCGGCAAGCTCTCCGAAAGGCCCATGCCGCGGGGGCTGTCGATCGAGGTGCGGTTCGCCTTGTCGAACGAAGTTTTGTAGATAAGGCCGATGCCGAGGCGCGTGGTGATTTCCTTGATCGCCTGCGACATTTCGAGGGCGTGCTGACGCGATTCGAGCGCACATGGCCCGGCGATAAGCGTGAAAGGCAGATCGTTGCCCACGGTCAGCTTGTCGATGCGAACGCGGTGCGGTTTCGTCATGAGTCGTCTCGATTAACGGAATTAGGTGCCGGTGTCTCTACACCAACCTGCTCTGATCGACCGCCGCCTTTATGAAGGACTTGAACAGCGGATGGGGATCGAGCGGCTTGGATTTAAGCTCTGGATGGAATTGTACGCCGACGAACCAGGGATGGCGCGGGATTTCCACGATCTCCGGCAATTCGCCGTCGGGCGACATGCCCGAGAAATGCATGCCGGCCTTCTCGAGCTGGGGCTTATAATTGACGTTCACTTCATAGCGATGGCGATGGCGCTCGCTGATCATATCCGCGGCATAGGCGTCATGCACTTTGCTGCCTTTCGAAAGCACGCAGTCGTAAGCGCCAAGGCGCATGGTGCCGCCGAGATTGTCGCCGATGCCGCGCTGTTCGAGCACGTTGCCCCGCATCCACTCGGTGAGAAGCCCGACCACTGGATGCTCCGCAGGTCCGAACTCCGTCGAGCTGGCGCCCGCCAGGCCCACGATGTTGCGAGCGACTTCGATCACCGCCATCTGCATTCCGAAGCAGATACCGAAATAAGGCACATTGCGCTCGCGAGCGAAGCGTGCGGCCTGGATTTTCCCTTCCGAACCGCGCTCCCCGAATCCTCCCGGCACGAGTATGCCGTGAACGCTTTCGAGTCGCTGGGTCGCGTCGTCGCGCTCGAAGATTTCCGAATCGAGCCAATTCAGCTTGACGCGCACATGATTCGCGATCCCGCCGTGGCTGAGCGCCTCGGAAAGCGACTTGTAGGCATCGAGGAGGTGAGTGTATTTGCCGACCACCGCGATCGTCACCTCGCCTTCGGGCTTTTGCACGCGCTCCACGATATGACGCCAGCGCGAGAGATCCGGCCCATTCACGTGTTTGACCCCGAAATGCTTGATGACTTGGGTGTCAAATCCTTCGGCGTGGTAGCGAAGCGGCACTTCGTAGATCGTCGAGACGTCGAGCGCTTGGATCACGCACTCCTCTCGAACATTGCAGAAGAGGGCAATCTTTCGGCGTTCGTTGACCGGGATCGGCCATTCGCTTCGGCAGAGGAGGATATCAGGCTTGATCCCGACGCTCTGAAGTTCCTTGACGGAGTGTTGCGTCGGCTTGGTCTTCAGCTCATGGGAACTCGGGATGTAGGGCACCAGCGTGAGGTGCACGAACAAGACGCGCTCCGGTCCCAGCTCGTTGCCGATCTGACGTATCGCCTCGAGGAACGGTAGCCCCTCGATATCGCCGACGGTGCCGCCGATTTCGCAGAGCACGAAATCGGCACCTCCCGCGTCGGCCAGGATGAATTCCTTGATCGCATCGGTAATGTGGGGAATCACCTGCACGGTCGCACCTAGATAATCGCCCCGGCGTTCCCGCGCGATGACGTCGGAGTAGATGCGGCCCGTCGTCACGTTATCGCTGCGCCGCGAGGCAACGCCCGTGAAGCGTTCGTAATGACCGAGATCGAGGTCGGTCTCAGCACCGTCATCGGTCACGTAGACCTCGCCATGCTGATAGGGACTCATCGTTCCCGGATCGACATTGATGTAAGGATCCAGCTTTCGAAGCCGGACGGTGAATCCACGCGCCTGGAGAAGCGCGCCCAACGAGGCGGAGGCGATACCCTTACCAAGTGAGGAGACCACGCCGCCGGTAATGAAGATATACCGTTGCATGGACCATCATTATAGCGTCACGGTGCGGCAATAGAAACGGAAAGCAGCGACCGCAACGCTGCCATTCGAAAATAATGCGCTTGACAGGAGCGCTACTGCGCCGCAGGAGGCTGCGGCCCCGATGGGGCTGCGGGCGTTCCCGATGCCGGCGCGTTCGCCGGGGGTGCGGCCGGTGCGGGAGTTGGGGCGGTCGGAGTCGCGGGCGGACTCGGTATCGCGGGCGCCGAGGTCTTCGTTGCCGGCTGATCGATGATCGAACGCTGCTGCGGCGCATGGCTTGCGAGAAACGCAA
The genomic region above belongs to Alphaproteobacteria bacterium and contains:
- a CDS encoding biotin/lipoyl-containing protein is translated as MPTQILMPALSPTMTEGKLAKWLKKEGDAVKPGDVLAEIETDKATMEVEAVDEGTVGKLLVSEGSEGIAVNTPIAVLLGEGEDASSIASAPAPKPAPPPAPPPSPAPAAAPAAPIAGTPSPPKAAVPPPISPAAHAGNGQDRIFASPLAKRMAQQAGIDLAILRGSGPHGRIVKSDVESALSRGTPAARPAPTPAPAAAPAAK
- a CDS encoding pyruvate dehydrogenase complex E1 component subunit beta produces the protein MPVEVLMPALSPTMTEGKLARWVKKEGEKVKSGDVLAEIETDKATMEVEAVDEGTLGRILVPEGAENVAVNTPIAMILGDGESAASLSAAAAPAPAAKLPQQAPTPPSPTPTAPAAAAPPKPAMAPAAAATPEYTGATKTQTVREALRDAMAEEMRRDPRIFLLGEEVAQYQGAYKVSQGLLEEFGERRVIDSPITEQGFTGLAVGAAFNGLLPIVEFMTWNFAMQAIDQIINSAVKTRYMSGGQMHCPIVFRGPNGAASRVAAQHSQCYASWYGHVPALKVVSPYSAEDAKGLLKAAIRDPNPVIVLENEILYGHSFPVPDHPDWIVPIGKAKIERQGTDVTITAFSLMVQRALEAADALAKEGISAEVINLRTIRPLDRAAIVQSVKKTNRLVSVEEGWPFAGIGSELAAVMMEEAFDWLDAPVVRVTGVDVPLPYAANLERMALPHAGQIVEAAKKVLYRP
- the pdhA gene encoding pyruvate dehydrogenase (acetyl-transferring) E1 component subunit alpha; this encodes MATAKIARGKSRAQNSAADELIEYYRKMLLIRRFEEKAGQMYGMGLIGGFCHLYIGQEAVVVGMQAAITPQDSVITSYRDHGHMLACGMDPKGVMAELTGRRGGYSKGKGGSMHMFSAEKNFFGGHGIVGAQVPIGAGLAFAYKYRSEDRVSLTYLGDGAVNQGQVYESFNMAALWKLPVVFVIENNKYGMGTSIERASARTDLYHRGQSYGIPGEQVDGMDVTAVKVAGDKAVASARTGKGPYILEMITYRYRGHSMSDPAKYRPKDELQKMRQERDPIDRLRGKLETDGVIDEDGLKQIDREIKDIITAAADFAQNSPEPDPSELYTDVLADA
- a CDS encoding GNAT family N-acetyltransferase, with product MPKQFCVPCVKLGPQLKDEAAEVLKIDPITDLNRNDAVELLWSFFQEEGFTTPREKLALNFGRMMADEACWAALAVEDGRAVGIVTVTTMLYAEWGRLGEIGDLYVLPHDRGRGVARGLVDEATAWCRKKGCSAVSVVVTPEGEARHRLSHFYRHLAFEATGRTFMSKLIR
- a CDS encoding septum formation initiator family protein, giving the protein MSLTREISRRLPGISAQLVLACLSLYFAYHAVEGDRGLNAWWQLSQKVELAQATLNVVSSQRAALEARAALVGQGGIDPDMLEEQARVLLNFGRADEIVIMLPKGEGVR
- the eno gene encoding phosphopyruvate hydratase, which codes for MTAITDIRAREILDSRGNPTVEVDVVLETGTIGRAAVPSGASTGTHEAVELRDGDKKRYGGKGVLRAVDVVNGEIFDALSGFDVEEQSHIDGTMIKLDGSANKSRLGANAILGVSLAAAKAAAEERGLPLYRYIGGVFAHTLPVPLMNIVNGGVHADNPIDIQEFMIAPIGAPTVAEAIRMGSEVFHALKKQLGDAGHNTNVGDEGGFAPNLRSADEALGFIAKAVESTGYELGLDIALALDPASTEFYKGGKYVLEGEGKKLDSAGMVEYYRTLVKRYPIVSIEDGMAEDDFEGWAELTSALGKQIQLVGDDLFVTNPERLRMGIEKGLANAVLIKLNQIGTLTETLRAIEIGRNAGYRAVISHRSGETEDSTIADLAVATNCGQIKTGSLSRSDRLAKYNQLIRIEEELGPTARYAGKSVFR
- the kdsA gene encoding 3-deoxy-8-phosphooctulonate synthase is translated as MTKPHRVRIDKLTVGNDLPFTLIAGPCALESRQHALEMSQAIKEITTRLGIGLIYKTSFDKANRTSIDSPRGMGLSESLPILAEVRERHGIPVLTDVHEPQQCAVVAQAVDVLQIPAFLCRQTDLLVAAAHTGRAINVKKGQFLAPWDMANVAAKIAHEGNTDILLTERGVSFGYNTLVSDLRALPIMARTGYPIVFDATHSVQQPGGHGTTSGGQREFVPILARAAIAVGVAAVFMETHQDPDKAPSDGPNMVKLKDLPGLLETLLSFDRVAKAKPVAV
- a CDS encoding CTP synthase, translated to MQRYIFITGGVVSSLGKGIASASLGALLQARGFTVRLRKLDPYINVDPGTMSPYQHGEVYVTDDGAETDLDLGHYERFTGVASRRSDNVTTGRIYSDVIARERRGDYLGATVQVIPHITDAIKEFILADAGGADFVLCEIGGTVGDIEGLPFLEAIRQIGNELGPERVLFVHLTLVPYIPSSHELKTKPTQHSVKELQSVGIKPDILLCRSEWPIPVNERRKIALFCNVREECVIQALDVSTIYEVPLRYHAEGFDTQVIKHFGVKHVNGPDLSRWRHIVERVQKPEGEVTIAVVGKYTHLLDAYKSLSEALSHGGIANHVRVKLNWLDSEIFERDDATQRLESVHGILVPGGFGERGSEGKIQAARFARERNVPYFGICFGMQMAVIEVARNIVGLAGASSTEFGPAEHPVVGLLTEWMRGNVLEQRGIGDNLGGTMRLGAYDCVLSKGSKVHDAYAADMISERHRHRYEVNVNYKPQLEKAGMHFSGMSPDGELPEIVEIPRHPWFVGVQFHPELKSKPLDPHPLFKSFIKAAVDQSRLV